The nucleotide sequence TCTCACAAAAGCGTGACGGCGAAGCGCCGGTTCCCGGGCTTGGCCACGCCTCTCGGTGAGCTACTTCCCGTGCAGGAGAACGCCTGGAGACTTTTCGATGAGCCTCAACGCCAAAAAGGCAGTCGCCGGATTGCTGAGATCGCTGGCCGCCATTGCGGCCCTGCTTTTCATCCCGGCCTGGTCACTGAGGTACTGGCAGGGGTGGGTCTATCTCGCGATCATGGGAGCGGCCTCCGCCGCGATCATCCTGTATCTCGCCAGGCACGACGACGCATTAATCGGGCGGCGGCTCAAGGTTGGCCCCATTGCCGAAAAGGAAAAGAGCCAGAAGATCATTCAGGCTTTCACATCCGTGGCCGGGATTATCCTGATTCTGGTGCCGGGATTCGACTATCGCTGGCAGTGGTCGCACGTTCCAGTCGCGCTGGTCTCGACAGGTTTTGTCGGCGTAGCGCTCGGTTTTATCATCATGTTTCTGGTGTTCCGCGAGAACAGCTTCTCATCAAGCATCGTGGAGGTCGCCAAGGATCAGACAGTCGTCTCGACCGGACCCTACGCCGTGGTCCGGCATCCGATGTATGTCGGCGCGATCGTGCTGTTTCTCGCGACGCCGCTGGCGCTCGGGTCCTGGTGGGCGTTCATTCCCGCGATCATCCTGAGTGCGATGATCGCGGTGCGCCTGATCGACGAAGAAAGATTTCTCGGTCGCAATCTGCCGGGCTACGACGCTTACCGCTCGCAGGTGCATTACCGGCTGATTCCGGGATTGTGGTGAAGGACTAGCAGACTCTTTGCCGAGGCATGATCTGGTCCGAAACCGGTTCTCAATTTTCGGGATCATGCCCTAAAGCCACGGTGCCGTGCGGTCCATCGCGATCAGCGCCTCGGCGTCGATCCGCGGACGCACCACCGCATACTCGCCGTCCTTCACCAGCACCTCGGGCACCAGCGCACGGGTGTTGTAGCTGCCGGACTGCACCGCGCCGTAAGCACCCGCCGTCATGATGGCCACAAGGTCGCCGGGCTTCGGCTCCGGCATCCGGCGGTCGAGCGCCAGATAGTCGCCGGTCTCACAGACGGGACCAACCACGTCCGCGGTGAAGTTCCGCGCGGCATCCTCGCGCACCGGCAGAACGTCGTGATGCGCCTCATACAGCGTCGGACGAATGAGATCGTTCATGGCGGCGTCGATGATGACGAAATTCTTCGCATCGCCATGCTTCACGTAGATCACGCGGGCGACAAGAATCCCGGCGTTGCCCACGATCATGCGTCCCGGCTCGAACATCAGCGTGGCGTCGAGGCCCTTCGTCACTCGCTTGACCATCGCCGCATACGCGGCGGGCTCCGGCGGATTGGGCAGATCGTGCTTGTACGGGATGCCGAGACCGCCGCCGAAATCGACGTGCGAGATGGTGTGGCCGTCGGCGCGCAGCGTGCCGACGAATTCAACCATCAGCTTGAAGGCATCTTCAAGCGGTCCGAGATCGGTGATCTGGCTGCCGATATGCATATCGACGCCGGTGACCTTGATGCCGGGAAGCTTTGCGGCGCGCGCATAAACCTCGCGCGCGCGGCTGAGCGGAATCCCGAACTTGTTCTCGGACTTGCCGGTGGAAATCTTGGCGTGCGTCTTCGCATCGACATCCGGATTGATGCGAACGGAAATACGCGCGGTGCGGCCCATCTCGCTCGCGAGCTTCGACAGCAGTTCGAGTTCGGGCTCGGACTCGACATTGATGCAGAGAATGTCTTCGGCAAGCGCCTGCCGCAGTTCGGCCTCGGTCTTGCCGATCCCGGAGAACAGGATCTTCTGCGGCGAAATGCCCGCGGCGCGCGCGCGCTTCAGCTCGCCGCCGGACACCACATCGGCGCCCGCGCCGAGTTTCGCAAGCGTGCGCAGCACGGACTGATTGGAGTTCGCCTTCATCGCGTAGCACACCAGCGTGGGCACGCCGGCAAATGCCTCGGCGAAAACGCCGTAGTGACGCTCGAGCGTGGCGGTCGAATAGCAATAGAACGGCGTCCCGACCTCATCGGCGAGACGGATCAAGCTCACGTCTTCAGCGTGCAAGACGCCGTTGCGATACTGGAAGTGATTCATGACCTAGCGATCCGGTTCTGACATTCGTATCATAATTTCCGCAGGCACCCTTTACGAATGTCAGAACCAAAGGATCGCTAGAATTATTATATGCTAGTGCCCTCTCGCATCCGACGTTCGTATGCAAAGCGTTGCAGACTGAAACGAACGTCGGATAGGGGCACTAGATCAGTCCAGCAGCGCGTCGAGCGGAATGCGTTTTTTCTCGCCGCGCGGCGCGGTCGGCACGTTGGTGCTGCCCGGCGGACGGTAGACTTCGGTCTGGAGGTTCGCCGCGGAATTCGGATTCGCAGTGGCGAAGTCCGACGTTGGTGTCCCGCTCGGATCTGCCGATGCCCCCGGAGGCGCGTCGAGGAAGGCCTTGCGGCCACATCCTGCAAGCGCGCACGACACGACGATCAGGCCAACGGCCGTCAGTTTCGAGTAGGAGCGATTCGAACGAGAGGTCACGCGTAAGTGTCCCGTATCCAACGTTGCGTCAATGTCAGAACCGGACCACCCGTCCCTGAAATTCCGCGCCACCATACAAAGAAGGTGCCGCTCTGGCGAGGCCCGGATTAAACGAAAATATCCGGGATCAGCCCGAATTTTGCTCTTTTTCCAGCCGCTTGAGCCACTCCTTGGCCTGCGCGCGGACATTCGCCGGCGCGGTGCCGCCATAGCTGGTGCGGCTTTCCACCGAGGCCTGGACCGACAGCACATCCAGCACCGAGGCGGTGATTTTCGGCTCGACCGCCTGCATCTCGCTCAGCGACACCTTGTGCAGGGCGAGACCCTGTTCCGCGGCTTTCGCGACGATTCGCCCTGTGACGTGGTGCGCGTCGCGGAACGGCATTTTCAGCGTCCGCACCAGCCAGTCGGCAAGATCCGTCGCAGTGGCATAACCCTCGCCCGCCGCCACCTTCATGCGCGCTTCCTCCGGCATGATGTCGAGCGTCATGCCGGTCATGGCGCGGATCGCGAGCGAAAGAGCCTTGAAGGCTTCCATCGCGCCTTCCTTGTCTTCCTGCATGTCCTTTTGATAGGCGAGCGGAAGTCCCTTCATCACGATCAGCAATGCCGTCAATGAGCCGATGACGCGGCCGGTCTTGGCGCGCACCAGTTCGGCTGCATCCGGATTTCTCTTCTGCGGCATGATCGACGAGCCGGTCGTGAACTTGTCGGACAGACGCACCAGCCCCACCAGCGGCGAGGTCCAGATCACGATCTCCTCGGCGAAGCGCGACAGATGCACCGCCGCAATCGCCGACGCCGACAGCGTCTCGATCACAAAGTCACGATCCGACACCGCGTCGAGCGAATTGGCCATCGGCCGGTCGAAGCCGAGCGCGCTCGCTGTGGCGTGACGATCGATCGGGAACGATGTTCCGGCCAGCGCCGCGGCACCCAGCGGACTCTCGTTCAGTCGCTTGCGCGCATCCGCGAACCGGCCGCGATCGCGCGAGGCCATTTCCGTGTAGGCCAGCAGATGGTGACCGAATGTCACAGGCTGCGCGGTCTGCAGATGCGTGAAGCCCGGCATGACTGTGTCGGCGTGCTCGATGGCGCGATCCACCAGCGCGCGCTGGAACGCGGCCAGCGCCCGGTCGATGTCGTCGATGACGTCACGCACATACAACCGGAAGTCGGTCGCGACCTGATCGTTACGCGAACGCGCGGTATGCAGACGGCCCGCTGCCGGGCCGATCAATTCACCAAGGCGGCTCTCCACATTCATGTGAATGTCCTCGAGCGCACGCTTGAACGAGAACGAACCCTTGGAGATTTCTGACAAAATCGTGTCTAGACCGCCCGTGATGTTTTTTGCATCGTTGGCCGTGATAATGCCCTGAGCCGCGAGCATCGCGGCGTGAGCTTTGGACGCAGCGATATCCTGGGCGTAAAGGTGCTGATCGACGTCGATCGAGACGTTGATTTCCTCCATGATCGCATCGGGACTTTCACCGAAGCGGCCGCCCCACATCTTGTTGCTCATATCCTGGTACTCACGCGTTCCTGCTCAGATCCAACCGCCAACCGACACTTTTCCGTCAAACCATCCGTTTCCTGTATCGCAACGGCAGCATGACGATTTCAACCGAGACGAGACCTATGCCCAATATCGATCCATCGACACCCGGTTTGCCCCGCAAGAATGCGTCTCGCATTCGAGTAACCGTCGTTTCCGCCATTATAGCGGCCGCGGCGGGACTGGGTGGGATATACGGGATCGGCGGGTTCATGCGCAATGCGCACGCGCAGGCCCAATGTGCGCCGGCGGTCGATCTGGCCAAGAAAATCGCCCCTTTGGCGAAAGGTGAAGTCGCCGCATTAACCATGGCCACGGCTCCGCTGCAATTGCCCGATCTCACGTTCGAGGATTCCGAGGGCAAGACCAGAAAGCTGTCGGAATGGAAGGGCCGCACCGTTCTCGTCAATCTGTGGGCGACATGGTGCGTGCCATGCCGCAAGGAAATGCCGGCGCTCGACAAGCTGCAGGAAACCCTTGGCGGCGCGGACTTTGAGGTGGTCGCAATCAATATCGACACCCGCGATCCCGAAAAGCCGAAGAATTTTCTCAAGGAGGCCGCGCTGACCAAGCTCGCCTATTTCCATGACCGCAAGGCGAAGGTGTTTCAGGATCTGAAAAGCGCCGGGCGCGCGCTGGGGATGCCGACCTCCGTGCTGGTCGACGGCGCGGGATGCGAGATCGCGACCCTCGCAGGCCCCGCTGAATGGGCCAGCGACGACGCTTTGAAGCTGATCAAGGCCGCCACCGCGAAATAAAGCCGCAGTTCCATCTGACGTCGCCCCTTGACGTCACCACGCGCGCCCCTATACTTAACCACATGGTTTACTATTCTACCGATCGCCTGAACCGCGTGTTTGCCGCCGTCGCCGATCCGACGCGGCGCGCGTTGCTGGCCGAACTTGAAGGACGCGACAGCGTCACCATCAGCGAACTGGCGAAACCGTTCGCAATGTCCCTGCCCGCCGTCATGAAGCATCTCGATGTGCTGTCGGACGCGGGACTGATCACCAGGAGCAAGACAGGCCGCACAGTCACGTGCCGCCTGACAGCGGCCCCGATGGAGCAGGCAATGGAATGGCTCAGCCGCTACCAGCGATTCTGGACCGCACAACTCGATCGTCTCGCCGCTTTTGTGGAGAAGGATTTATGCTCACCCAGCCAAGCCTCACCCTCGCCCGACGACTCAAAGCCCCAGCCTCCAAAGTCTTCGAAGCGTGGACGGATCCCGCCAAAATCGTCCAGTGGTTCGGACCCGGACACACCATAGGCGACAGCGTAAAGGCCGACATGGATGTACGCGTCGGCGGGCACTTCCGCATCAATTTCAGCACCGACGACGGCGAGTCGCATCAGGTCGGCGGCAAGTATCTCGAGGTCACGCCCTATCAACGGCTGGTGTTCAGCTGGGCGTGGCATTCGACGCCGGAGCGCGTCTCGCAGGTGACGGTCGTGCTGCGCGAGGAAGGCGACGTGACGCTGCTCACGCTGACCCACGACAAGTTCTTCGATGAAGCGGCCCGCGACGGCCACAAGCGCGGCTGGACCGGAACGCTCGACAAGCTTGAACAGTTCTTCGCCTGATTGCGTAAAAAACTGAGCGAAAGGAGTGCGACATGAAGCTTTTCTATTCCGAGACGCTGAATCCGCGGAAAGCGTGTGCCGTCGCCAAGTATCTCAACTCGCCGGTCGAGTTCGTGCATGTCGATCTGGCCAAGCTGGAAAACCGGACGCCGCAGTTTCTCGAAATCAATCCCAACGGAAAGGTCCCCGTCTTGCAGGATGGCGAGACGACGCTTTGGGAAGCCAATGCGATCATGTGCCATCTCGCGCGGGTCGCGGGATCTGACCTGTGGCCCAAAGATCAACGCCAGATTGAAGTGATGCGCTGGCTAAGCTGGGACGCCAACCATTTCACGC is from Afipia massiliensis and encodes:
- a CDS encoding SRPBCC family protein, yielding MVQWFGPGHTIGDSVKADMDVRVGGHFRINFSTDDGESHQVGGKYLEVTPYQRLVFSWAWHSTPERVSQVTVVLREEGDVTLLTLTHDKFFDEAARDGHKRGWTGTLDKLEQFFA
- the tlpA gene encoding thiol:disulfide interchange protein TlpA, with protein sequence MPNIDPSTPGLPRKNASRIRVTVVSAIIAAAAGLGGIYGIGGFMRNAHAQAQCAPAVDLAKKIAPLAKGEVAALTMATAPLQLPDLTFEDSEGKTRKLSEWKGRTVLVNLWATWCVPCRKEMPALDKLQETLGGADFEVVAINIDTRDPEKPKNFLKEAALTKLAYFHDRKAKVFQDLKSAGRALGMPTSVLVDGAGCEIATLAGPAEWASDDALKLIKAATAK
- a CDS encoding ArsR/SmtB family transcription factor, whose product is MVYYSTDRLNRVFAAVADPTRRALLAELEGRDSVTISELAKPFAMSLPAVMKHLDVLSDAGLITRSKTGRTVTCRLTAAPMEQAMEWLSRYQRFWTAQLDRLAAFVEKDLCSPSQASPSPDDSKPQPPKSSKRGRIPPKSSSGSDPDTP
- a CDS encoding methyltransferase family protein codes for the protein MSLNAKKAVAGLLRSLAAIAALLFIPAWSLRYWQGWVYLAIMGAASAAIILYLARHDDALIGRRLKVGPIAEKEKSQKIIQAFTSVAGIILILVPGFDYRWQWSHVPVALVSTGFVGVALGFIIMFLVFRENSFSSSIVEVAKDQTVVSTGPYAVVRHPMYVGAIVLFLATPLALGSWWAFIPAIILSAMIAVRLIDEERFLGRNLPGYDAYRSQVHYRLIPGLW
- the lysA gene encoding diaminopimelate decarboxylase, coding for MNHFQYRNGVLHAEDVSLIRLADEVGTPFYCYSTATLERHYGVFAEAFAGVPTLVCYAMKANSNQSVLRTLAKLGAGADVVSGGELKRARAAGISPQKILFSGIGKTEAELRQALAEDILCINVESEPELELLSKLASEMGRTARISVRINPDVDAKTHAKISTGKSENKFGIPLSRAREVYARAAKLPGIKVTGVDMHIGSQITDLGPLEDAFKLMVEFVGTLRADGHTISHVDFGGGLGIPYKHDLPNPPEPAAYAAMVKRVTKGLDATLMFEPGRMIVGNAGILVARVIYVKHGDAKNFVIIDAAMNDLIRPTLYEAHHDVLPVREDAARNFTADVVGPVCETGDYLALDRRMPEPKPGDLVAIMTAGAYGAVQSGSYNTRALVPEVLVKDGEYAVVRPRIDAEALIAMDRTAPWL
- the argH gene encoding argininosuccinate lyase, with the protein product MSNKMWGGRFGESPDAIMEEINVSIDVDQHLYAQDIAASKAHAAMLAAQGIITANDAKNITGGLDTILSEISKGSFSFKRALEDIHMNVESRLGELIGPAAGRLHTARSRNDQVATDFRLYVRDVIDDIDRALAAFQRALVDRAIEHADTVMPGFTHLQTAQPVTFGHHLLAYTEMASRDRGRFADARKRLNESPLGAAALAGTSFPIDRHATASALGFDRPMANSLDAVSDRDFVIETLSASAIAAVHLSRFAEEIVIWTSPLVGLVRLSDKFTTGSSIMPQKRNPDAAELVRAKTGRVIGSLTALLIVMKGLPLAYQKDMQEDKEGAMEAFKALSLAIRAMTGMTLDIMPEEARMKVAAGEGYATATDLADWLVRTLKMPFRDAHHVTGRIVAKAAEQGLALHKVSLSEMQAVEPKITASVLDVLSVQASVESRTSYGGTAPANVRAQAKEWLKRLEKEQNSG